TATTATGACTGTTCCAAGTAAAAACATAATGGGATTTGTGACACAAGTATGCAAAGTTCAGTGCTGCCTAATGATAAAGCCATTGAAAGCTCAATGCAGATATCAGTTATTGGTTATTGACTTTGCCTATTATGGACTGAGTGTACCAGGAAAGAGACTCTGGCTCCTGCCAATTTTCTGGAACTGTTGGTGGAACTAAACAACTAGCATTCATGCAATGGCAATACTAAAAGTAAGTGTAAACCCTACATTCATGACTTACAGGTAGGTAATGCATTCTATTATAAACTcttgctgtgttttttctttgaaatagattttattttgttttgttgctccCTTGCAACCTCTCTTGCTACCTATTGTCTACACACAGCTCAGCAATGGCTCCATGGCaattcaggtttttttattttgacaactGAAGACCCAGAGATGTCAACCTGGGAAAACTGATATGATAAGAAAACGGAACGTGCTACAGCTAAATTGTGTGTATCCAAATTGTGTAAGGGATAAGTCTTCCCCATGCTTTGGGACTAAGTTGACCAATGCAGGTGGTTTAAAGGCGTCTATATATCAATTGTGTGTATAGCAAGTCATGGCACTGTGTGTATTGTCTATATAccaaattaaaaactttattagaCATATGAATATCCCAAAGTGGGACCCCTTGATAACAGTACGGCAAAGGGTGCATGTTAAGTCTCCAGTGAATAAAGGGAATTGAGGGGAAATTTTAAATCATGCAGGGTACGGACATCCCTGCAAACTTGTGGAAATAAGTGGGCGTGAGCCTGGGTTAGGGGCCATGGCTGAACAGGCAAGCAAGTCAGCATGCTTGATTGCTGCAGCAAATTAAAGAGTTTATTAGCATTGCAATAGAGAAAATTCTCATGTATCACTGGAAGGAAAAAATGCCACTGCATTGGTAGTGTCCGTGGAAGGGAAAAATATCTCAACTGGTTCTACACTCCCTAATTTTTGTATCCCCTGCCCAGAGACATTTTCCATCCTTCTAGGCACACGTCAGTGTTGCTGGGAAGGATGCTGCACTACCTCTGTTTAGACATCAGAGAGAACAGAGCATAACCTGGATCTCCTCTTGGTGTTCTCTTTCCTAGCATTGGCTTGCCAAACTGTTTATGGGTGCAGTGATGCTGTTCTTACTACAATGACATCTGCCATAACTGTGATGAAATAGCATATTCTATTTTGACAAGATGCCTGGAATACTGTGGAAAGACTCATATACAATACTGATCCATTGCTATTAGTACATTCTGAAGACTTCCTTATTATGACTTTGCTTGCTTTTATATTGTTCTGTTAGTAATCACAACTTTCAAGGTATGACCAGCCCAACCTGTAGATCACCCTAATAGAAAAATTgacattcataaaatatatatatttttttacaaacaagcTGCTCCACTACTATATCATTATGCAGCAGTTTGGATGAAGAAGACTCATATGGAATAAGTCTTAAATCTGCCATCGTTAACCACTTTCAATAGATTCTGAGATGTCTTATTGTTCCCCAAATATGGGATATCTTCAATTgaagcttttaatattttttttatgttcatttactTTATCTCTGAGTCCTTTAGATACAGTATACTTGTTTCATCAGTATTGAGCTGCACTCCAGGCACAATTAAACTTTAAAGCTGGTAATGTCTATCATGGTGCCTCCTCTGTCTCTGTTAATTTACTGGGAACAACTTCCCTCTTGCTCAGACTACCAGCTTCTGAATAATGAAGTTAGTGATCTTGTGTCATTTGCTATACCTGCTGCAGAAAATCACTACAAAATATGATAATTTAGAAGTAAAATTCACCATATGCCTTTCTTCTAAAGTAACCAGTGCTCTCTGGCATTACTGGTTGCTCTGGATTGTGGATAGAACTTCTGCATCAGCCCATACAATACAGGGTTAATAGACCTACATTAAAAGGGAATGGTGGGGGGTGATCAGACTGGTGAAGCCGTTGATCTATCACTTTTTTCTCCAACACAAAACTAACACTTGTAATGAGGAGTGGAACCTACTActagggtaaaaaaaatggtttctctCAGATTTCAGCTTTCAGTTGGTTTTTCCATTATTGGCTGAAGTTCTGACTTCTGGCTTTGTACATAAGTGGTAACTTCAAGCCCAGCTTCAACAGAATTATAACCTTCACTGTTCCTGAACTCTAAAGAGACCCTGAAATGTGCTGGCTGTATTCCTATCTGTTGCCAATAAAAGTAATGAATTCTTCATGGAATAAACCCCAATGACTATGTTATAATGCACTTCATCCACTGCATACCCATGTTATGCTCATGTGGCACTTCCACCCAGTTTAGCCTCTCCACAAGTCAAGCTGACTGGGTGACAATTGGAGCGTACTGGAGGTGGGCATTTTCGACAAACTATACCGAGTTACCAGATCCTTTTGGCAGCAACAACTGGGAACAATAAATTTATCATGTGCTTCCTGCCCAGAGCTTTTCTCCACCCACCTGAAAACTTCTGGTAAGAACACTGACGGACATGCTGAAAAGTTTCCTCCCCCACCCATTCTACTGTCTGTTCCTTAAGTCGTCATTATGTTCAAGAACCACAGTTGTCTTAAGAATCTTTACCAACCCTTGCCGCATGCTGTGGTTTTTTTCCTCATGCTTCTTAAATACTGCAAATGTATCATACAGACTGTACATACACTCCTCATCTAATCagattctgtattattattacatataatcaTCACACATCATTAATACAGATTTcagtaagaaaaatatttaattttacatgatGAACTGGCCAGTGCTGAATTTTAGCCCTCACTATATTGTAGTAATGCAGGTTACACACTCTACTGTGTTGCAGTGTCCCATATTGACAGTAGTCCAACACAGGGCATCACAAAAAAGTGGGGCTCCTTAATGTAACACAAATGGATTTACCACCGTAGCAGcctaaaagtttttgtaaaaatggaaatttgACATTAGAAATCTGAGGATGATACAGTCCTAGACCTAGATATAAATCTAGAACTGAATGTTCTGCTCCTAACATCCTGGCCAGGGGTCCTGCCGCATCTGCCGTGATAGGAACACTATTTTACGGTTCATTTCACTATTGTAGATGCGTTTACAGGTCTCATATTTAATTCTTCTCTTCTTGACACATGGCTTCTCATAATAACGTCCTCTCTTGGCTGTTTCCACAACTCCTTCCACGGTGAGgatcctaaaaataaaagaaagaaaactatcACTTACAGTACAGATCAGTATTTAATGTGCAATACAACAGGTGTGCATTGTTGAGGTGTTTATTTTTGCAAGCAATTTCAGATTCTAGCGTCTATAGAGATTAACCCATAGAGTTCTTTTTCTTGATTGCTGCTAGACATGCTGCTTACTTTAATGGCCAGCAGCATTAAACCCACTAACTCTGAGCCCAGCTTGTCATGGACCTGTCCTTGCTTGTAACtgtacagtgaaaagagaagtTGCAGAGTAATGTCCTAATTACTCTTATTCTGCTCTGGGGAGGCAGAAACCAGGACAGAGATCATCCAAGTCTGCCCTATGAGCTTCTTGACTATTCGGGCTGTATCTTAACTCCTGAAGGTGCACAGCAGCTTTAAATGACAAAACTTAATAATCAAGATAAAGgcaactttatatattttataagcaaGCTTGCACAGCTGAATGTTAAGTTAGTACTTCCAGTTGTGACTAAGCTCTCAACTCATGAAGAGCTACTGAGATAAAGACATTACCCATTACAAACATGTGTGTTGTCCTACAGCAATGTAGTTACCAGAGTTTGATTTGGTATCAGCATTTTGTAGCCTCTATACAGCAGAGCCAAGTATCAAAAGTGCCATTAATACATCACCAGAACATGTAAATATAACTTATAGAATTCTGCATGCACATTCTGTTGAGGGGATAAAGTCTGCTGGCATTGCACTCTAGacagatacaggtagtcctcaggttacatatCAGAtaagaactgtaggtttgttcttaagttgaatatgtaagttggaacaggtacattattttattaaatgcagttaggacagatgtttgtgtgaacataatattaggcagcgtgctgtcagttactgtataaaatcctcactgtgagctaatcacaaacaaagcaaaaaaaaaaaaatctttatggagcctagacattctagACCTTCTGGAGCAacctgtgttttgatatgcaaaaagaaacaactgcagagtttgtcttggtcattaaggagttacaagaggctgcagaagagctcagtctctgctgtatttagcaaaagatttcttctgcaagtcatgcaaaccccccccatCCCCAAGCCTCCAtgctgcacatgagggagcagggaagccccattcgtatctaggagtcgtccgtatgtcagacgtccttaacctggggactacctgtacatttctTATCCATGAAAGCAAGCCTCAATACTACTACTGTGGTACTACCATAAACCACCCTACCATCCTCACAGTGGTACCACCAAGGCTGTCACTATCTCTGCTTACTACTGCAGGAACAACACATTCCCCTTATTTCACATTACATCTATCCTGATCTATATGCACCTTGAGTCACAAAGTCATCATAAGGAAGTGAGCAGAGAGTGAATATATTTAAGGAAGATGTGTTTAAGCCCACCTACTGTCCAATGATTGTATGACCGAGCCAATGGGAGGAGGGAcaaaaggtttaaaagaaaacGGGGTGAATCGACCTCACTGTTTGCCCTGTGCAATAAAGCTTGGTGGGGATGTTATGAAAAATACTGCATGCAACCTCCTTGTTTATTGCTCACCAGATCAAGCAACACTTAGTGACACTAGTTGTGACCCAATAATTTATTTACGTGTGTACTGGGATTCCCATGTCATGTGCGCAGTGACACAGGCCTTCCCATTACACCTGTATGTGATGTGAGCATGCAGTGTGATGCCAGCTGCTACAAAGCAAACTAACACTTACCTGTTCAGTGTTTTGTAAGCTGCATCAACATTTCCATTTTGCACCATCACTGTACGGGCAATAAATTTTAGGTGGTTCGCCATGGCTTGAACCTAGGGATAAAGGAGTACACATTATTACCTTCAcgctgcaaaaaaaagaaatgctgtcATGTGACAACCATGGAAAGTGTCATCGAAAAATACTAACAGTCCGCAGTCATCCCGATCCAATGGCTTCAGGTAAAATTGTACCAAAGGCACAGTGGAcctaattcacattttattacaatttagaCATTAGAGAGGCAGGAATGCCAGTCTAtaggcattttcagaaggtgggGGTGTCGGCAATGTCAGAGAATAGGATCCCAGTTTGCATTGCTAGTGAGAATGTTTCCTGGCTTTACACAACATTTACTCTTCTAAAGGGAGAATTCTCATCCCTTGCTGTACTGTATAGCCatgattagaataaaatataataaatatgttcagCTGTCACGTGACATCTCCCCACAATGTCTGCTGGGAGAGCAGCGTGGCTCCCACATTGCTGGTCCAGCGTTGTCGTCATCTTTAGGACCTCACTTTTTAGTGTAAA
The genomic region above belongs to Pyxicephalus adspersus chromosome 9, UCB_Pads_2.0, whole genome shotgun sequence and contains:
- the MRPS21 gene encoding small ribosomal subunit protein bS21m, producing the protein MANHLKFIARTVMVQNGNVDAAYKTLNRILTVEGVVETAKRGRYYEKPCVKKRRIKYETCKRIYNSEMNRKIVFLSRQMRQDPWPGC